One genomic region from Homalodisca vitripennis isolate AUS2020 chromosome 6, UT_GWSS_2.1, whole genome shotgun sequence encodes:
- the LOC124364589 gene encoding radial spoke head 10 homolog B-like isoform X2: MSSTILAMDDNVPHFEAEDNVSKTEHRKKLNGKFILRKPEDEVVAIILSAIIGSIIERWESIVTAQNGMKPPTTTSEAENDDQLQDETRVSFGSLKSHDSTTTAKKDSINEVSSSSRSRTSNKSVHEEPGDVALHHNDQPPETTTDQLSETEHSTSDVSNISNTVSEEIEEEYEIELKSFFEHLREKIFGWEILKTDTEVVMVFKQGHSYQGKLVNCRMHGHGKFYWADGSVYVGDFYNGEMSGDGYMQWADLSWYEGQMQQGYRHGLGLFVQSVGFYTGSWQCGRRHGLGAMYYNRNNTSRDYYNGEWARDCKHGTGLRCYPSGAMYSGQWKGGVRHGLGTMVWTNNDVYSGNWENNRIHGYGEYTWETFFNEQLVVPQENCYYGSWDKGVRHGKGTLETSLGVTVRGTWKNGKKHGPAEVICSNGSFVYSDNLFTHGCISSVSDIEVDSLVDDSICSLNHYKVPVTAPHHDINLTFYTGRLSAYLNDSKRTGKTERHTTIRSTVYSKTDSNNLTPFTYNEDEKLEAGFEEILLRNVVLQYLSAMKVVYVKYSELCCKTKPTFPTVLMRLMFWQLLIDCNLHSRGLSLADFDILIGQVLFKKRNLLSLDALYWYYKGLGEPLSARNFLKCAFAPLDKNGYKKPIPNYPEHLLHGKNVIGVGGKLTYYPADGPMLPETKCADNTHPQDLTCLSGIGLLSVFQCLLKVCPNIAVGGIVINIDYKIVFLEFYELLLMCAKLAVKKRNIESKADAAEKSIEDIPEEETHIDEQVTFDEETKVSETEVKPKKLSKTKKKKK, translated from the exons atgtcaagTACAATACTAGCAATGGACGACAATGTACCTCATTTCGAAGCTGAAGATAATGTATCAAAAACTGAACATCGGAAAAAACTGAATGGTAAATTCATTTTGAGAAAACCAGAAGACGAAGTTGTTGCCATAATTCTCTCGGCCATTATTGGGAGCATAATTGAGAG aTGGGAGTCTATCGTCACTGCTCAGAATGGAATGAAACCTCCTACCACAACAAGTGAGGCAGAAAATGATGACCAGTTACAAGATGAAACTCGTGTTAGTTTTGGCAGTTTAAAATCACACGACAGTACTACCACTGCAAAAAAAGACAGTATTAATGAGGTATCTTCGTCCAGCAGAAGTAGAACATCAAACAAAAGCGTACATGAGGAACCCGGTGATGTGGCTCTTCACCACAATGATCAACCACCAGAAAC AACAACAGATCAGCTATCTGAAACAGAACATTCTACTAGTGATGTATCTAATATTTCAAACACTGTTAGTGAAGAAATTGAAGAAGAGTATGAGATAGAGTTGAAATCGTTTTTTGAACACCTAAGAGAGAAAATATTTGGTTGGGAAATTCTTAAAACTGATACAGAAGTAGTAATGGTTTTTAAACAAGGACACTCCTATCAGGGTAAACTGGTAAACTGTCGTATGCATGGACACGGGAAATTTTACTGGGCTGACGGTAGTGTTTATGTG GGTGATTTTTACAACGGAGAGATGTCAGGGGATGGGTACATGCAGTGGGCAGACCTGAGCTGGTATGAAGGCCAGATGCAACAAGGCTACAGACACGGTCTTGGTCTGTTCGTGCAGAGTGTAGGCTTCTACACGGGTAGCTGGCAGTGTGGGAGACGGCATGGGCTGGGTGCCATGTACTACAACCGCAACAACACCAGCCGAGACTACTACAATGGGGAGTGGGCAAGAGATTGCAAGCACGGCACAGGGCTACGCTGCTACCCCTCGGGAGCCATGTACTCGGGCCAGTGGAAGGGCGGAGTCCGGCATGGACTGGGAACTATGGTCTGGACCAATAATGAT GTGTACAGTGGAAATTGGGAAAACAATCGGATCCATGGCTATGGAGAATACACCTGGGAGACTTTCTTCAACGAACAGTTGGTTGTGCCTCAAGAAAATTGTTACTATGGGAGCTGGGATAAAGGGGTACGGCATG GAAAGGGGACATTAGAAACAAGTTTGGGTGTGACAGTCCGTGGCACTTGGAAGAACGGAAAGAAACATGGGCCAGCCGAAGTGATATGTAGCAATGGCAGTTTTGTGTACAGCGACAATCTCTTCACACATGGCTGTATCTCTTCAGTTTCTGACATTGAAGTCGATTCTCTTGTAGATGACAGCATATGTTCACTCAACCACTACAAAGTTCCAGTAACCGCACCACATCACGATATAAATCTCACATTTTACACCGGAAGACTCAGTGCTTACTTGAATGATTCCAAGAGGACTGGTAAAACAGAACGTCACACAACTATAAGAAGCACAGTTTACAGTAAAACAGACTCTAATAATTTAACCCCCTTTACCTACAATGAGGATGAGAAGCTAGAAGCGGGATTTGAGGAGATTCTTTTGCGCAATGTGGTACTACAGTACTTATCAGCCATGAAGGTGGTTTATGTGAAGTACTCAGAGTTGTGCTGCAAGACCAAGCCAACATTTCCGACAGTTCTGATGAGGCTGATGTTCTGGCAACTGCTGATAGACTGTAACCTTCACTCTAGAGGACTGTCTTTGGCTGATTTTGATATTCTTATTG GTcaagttctatttaaaaaaagaaacttgttGAGCCTGGACGCCCTGTATTGGTACTATAAAGGACTTGGAGAACCCCTTTCAGCAAGGAATTTCTTAAAGTGTGCATTTGCTCCTTTGGACAAAAACGGATATAAAAAGCCCATTCCCAATTATCCCGAACATCTTCTACATG GTAAAAATGTAATCGGAGTTGGAGGAAAACTGACTTATTATCCTGCTGATGGACCGATGTTACCTGAGACAAAATGTGCTGACAACACTCACCCGCAAGATCTGACATGCCTGAGTGGTATCGGGTTACTCTCCGTGTTCCAGTGTCTTCTAAAAGTATGCCCCAACATCGCTGTTGGTGGAATTGTCATAAATATCGATTACAAG attgtATTTTTAGAATTCTATGAACTTTTATTAATGTGTGCAAAATTAGCTGTTAAAAAGAGAAACATAGAAAGCAAAGCCGATGCAGCTGAAAAGTCAATCGAGGATATTCCAGAAGAGGAAACGCATATTGATGAACAAGTGACATTTGATGAAGAGACTAAAGTGTCCGAAACAGAAGTAAAGccaaaaaaattatctaaaacaaagaagaaaaagaagtaa
- the LOC124364589 gene encoding radial spoke head 10 homolog B-like isoform X1 — MSSTILAMDDNVPHFEAEDNVSKTEHRKKLNGKFILRKPEDEVVAIILSAIIGSIIERWESIVTAQNGMKPPTTTSEAENDDQLQDETRVSFGSLKSHDSTTTAKKDSINEVSSSSRSRTSNKSVHEEPGDVALHHNDQPPETTTDQLSETEHSTSDVSNISNTVSEEIEEEYEIELKSFFEHLREKIFGWEILKTDTEVVMVFKQGHSYQGKLVNCRMHGHGKFYWADGSVYVGDFYNGEMSGDGYMQWADLSWYEGQMQQGYRHGLGLFVQSVGFYTGSWQCGRRHGLGAMYYNRNNTSRDYYNGEWARDCKHGTGLRCYPSGAMYSGQWKGGVRHGLGTMVWTNNDVYSGNWENNRIHGYGEYTWETFFNEQLVVPQENCYYGSWDKGVRHGKGTLETSLGVTVRGTWKNGKKHGPAEVICSNGSFVYSDNLFTHGCISSVSDIEVDSLVDDSICSLNHYKVPVTAPHHDINLTFYTGRLSAYLNDSKRTGKTERHTTIRSTVYSKTDSNNLTPFTYNEDEKLEAGFEEILLRNVVLQYLSAMKVVYVKYSELCCKTKPTFPTVLMRLMFWQLLIDCNLHSRGLSLADFDILIANNKASLVNAVHYPFERLQFWQFLHCIIEVSWELYGKRRNGTPNIQGYLAAGLHKLITSDILPNAGRHRGQVLFKKRNLLSLDALYWYYKGLGEPLSARNFLKCAFAPLDKNGYKKPIPNYPEHLLHGKNVIGVGGKLTYYPADGPMLPETKCADNTHPQDLTCLSGIGLLSVFQCLLKVCPNIAVGGIVINIDYKIVFLEFYELLLMCAKLAVKKRNIESKADAAEKSIEDIPEEETHIDEQVTFDEETKVSETEVKPKKLSKTKKKKK, encoded by the exons atgtcaagTACAATACTAGCAATGGACGACAATGTACCTCATTTCGAAGCTGAAGATAATGTATCAAAAACTGAACATCGGAAAAAACTGAATGGTAAATTCATTTTGAGAAAACCAGAAGACGAAGTTGTTGCCATAATTCTCTCGGCCATTATTGGGAGCATAATTGAGAG aTGGGAGTCTATCGTCACTGCTCAGAATGGAATGAAACCTCCTACCACAACAAGTGAGGCAGAAAATGATGACCAGTTACAAGATGAAACTCGTGTTAGTTTTGGCAGTTTAAAATCACACGACAGTACTACCACTGCAAAAAAAGACAGTATTAATGAGGTATCTTCGTCCAGCAGAAGTAGAACATCAAACAAAAGCGTACATGAGGAACCCGGTGATGTGGCTCTTCACCACAATGATCAACCACCAGAAAC AACAACAGATCAGCTATCTGAAACAGAACATTCTACTAGTGATGTATCTAATATTTCAAACACTGTTAGTGAAGAAATTGAAGAAGAGTATGAGATAGAGTTGAAATCGTTTTTTGAACACCTAAGAGAGAAAATATTTGGTTGGGAAATTCTTAAAACTGATACAGAAGTAGTAATGGTTTTTAAACAAGGACACTCCTATCAGGGTAAACTGGTAAACTGTCGTATGCATGGACACGGGAAATTTTACTGGGCTGACGGTAGTGTTTATGTG GGTGATTTTTACAACGGAGAGATGTCAGGGGATGGGTACATGCAGTGGGCAGACCTGAGCTGGTATGAAGGCCAGATGCAACAAGGCTACAGACACGGTCTTGGTCTGTTCGTGCAGAGTGTAGGCTTCTACACGGGTAGCTGGCAGTGTGGGAGACGGCATGGGCTGGGTGCCATGTACTACAACCGCAACAACACCAGCCGAGACTACTACAATGGGGAGTGGGCAAGAGATTGCAAGCACGGCACAGGGCTACGCTGCTACCCCTCGGGAGCCATGTACTCGGGCCAGTGGAAGGGCGGAGTCCGGCATGGACTGGGAACTATGGTCTGGACCAATAATGAT GTGTACAGTGGAAATTGGGAAAACAATCGGATCCATGGCTATGGAGAATACACCTGGGAGACTTTCTTCAACGAACAGTTGGTTGTGCCTCAAGAAAATTGTTACTATGGGAGCTGGGATAAAGGGGTACGGCATG GAAAGGGGACATTAGAAACAAGTTTGGGTGTGACAGTCCGTGGCACTTGGAAGAACGGAAAGAAACATGGGCCAGCCGAAGTGATATGTAGCAATGGCAGTTTTGTGTACAGCGACAATCTCTTCACACATGGCTGTATCTCTTCAGTTTCTGACATTGAAGTCGATTCTCTTGTAGATGACAGCATATGTTCACTCAACCACTACAAAGTTCCAGTAACCGCACCACATCACGATATAAATCTCACATTTTACACCGGAAGACTCAGTGCTTACTTGAATGATTCCAAGAGGACTGGTAAAACAGAACGTCACACAACTATAAGAAGCACAGTTTACAGTAAAACAGACTCTAATAATTTAACCCCCTTTACCTACAATGAGGATGAGAAGCTAGAAGCGGGATTTGAGGAGATTCTTTTGCGCAATGTGGTACTACAGTACTTATCAGCCATGAAGGTGGTTTATGTGAAGTACTCAGAGTTGTGCTGCAAGACCAAGCCAACATTTCCGACAGTTCTGATGAGGCTGATGTTCTGGCAACTGCTGATAGACTGTAACCTTCACTCTAGAGGACTGTCTTTGGCTGATTTTGATATTCTTATTG CAAATAACAAGGCCTCCCTAGTCAATGCAGTCCATTACCCATTCGAAAGATTACAGTTTTGGCAGTTTTTGCATTGCATTATAGAAGTATCATGGGAGCTGTATGGGAAACGAAGGAATGGTACACCAAACATCCAGGGTTATCTGGCAGCCGGATTGCACAAACTTATTACTTCGGACATTTTGCCTAATGCTGGCCGCCATAGAG GTcaagttctatttaaaaaaagaaacttgttGAGCCTGGACGCCCTGTATTGGTACTATAAAGGACTTGGAGAACCCCTTTCAGCAAGGAATTTCTTAAAGTGTGCATTTGCTCCTTTGGACAAAAACGGATATAAAAAGCCCATTCCCAATTATCCCGAACATCTTCTACATG GTAAAAATGTAATCGGAGTTGGAGGAAAACTGACTTATTATCCTGCTGATGGACCGATGTTACCTGAGACAAAATGTGCTGACAACACTCACCCGCAAGATCTGACATGCCTGAGTGGTATCGGGTTACTCTCCGTGTTCCAGTGTCTTCTAAAAGTATGCCCCAACATCGCTGTTGGTGGAATTGTCATAAATATCGATTACAAG attgtATTTTTAGAATTCTATGAACTTTTATTAATGTGTGCAAAATTAGCTGTTAAAAAGAGAAACATAGAAAGCAAAGCCGATGCAGCTGAAAAGTCAATCGAGGATATTCCAGAAGAGGAAACGCATATTGATGAACAAGTGACATTTGATGAAGAGACTAAAGTGTCCGAAACAGAAGTAAAGccaaaaaaattatctaaaacaaagaagaaaaagaagtaa
- the LOC124364589 gene encoding radial spoke head 10 homolog B-like isoform X3 produces the protein MSSTILAMDDNVPHFEAEDNVSKTEHRKKLNGKFILRKPEDEVVAIILSAIIGSIIERTTDQLSETEHSTSDVSNISNTVSEEIEEEYEIELKSFFEHLREKIFGWEILKTDTEVVMVFKQGHSYQGKLVNCRMHGHGKFYWADGSVYVGDFYNGEMSGDGYMQWADLSWYEGQMQQGYRHGLGLFVQSVGFYTGSWQCGRRHGLGAMYYNRNNTSRDYYNGEWARDCKHGTGLRCYPSGAMYSGQWKGGVRHGLGTMVWTNNDVYSGNWENNRIHGYGEYTWETFFNEQLVVPQENCYYGSWDKGVRHGKGTLETSLGVTVRGTWKNGKKHGPAEVICSNGSFVYSDNLFTHGCISSVSDIEVDSLVDDSICSLNHYKVPVTAPHHDINLTFYTGRLSAYLNDSKRTGKTERHTTIRSTVYSKTDSNNLTPFTYNEDEKLEAGFEEILLRNVVLQYLSAMKVVYVKYSELCCKTKPTFPTVLMRLMFWQLLIDCNLHSRGLSLADFDILIANNKASLVNAVHYPFERLQFWQFLHCIIEVSWELYGKRRNGTPNIQGYLAAGLHKLITSDILPNAGRHRGQVLFKKRNLLSLDALYWYYKGLGEPLSARNFLKCAFAPLDKNGYKKPIPNYPEHLLHGKNVIGVGGKLTYYPADGPMLPETKCADNTHPQDLTCLSGIGLLSVFQCLLKVCPNIAVGGIVINIDYKIVFLEFYELLLMCAKLAVKKRNIESKADAAEKSIEDIPEEETHIDEQVTFDEETKVSETEVKPKKLSKTKKKKK, from the exons atgtcaagTACAATACTAGCAATGGACGACAATGTACCTCATTTCGAAGCTGAAGATAATGTATCAAAAACTGAACATCGGAAAAAACTGAATGGTAAATTCATTTTGAGAAAACCAGAAGACGAAGTTGTTGCCATAATTCTCTCGGCCATTATTGGGAGCATAATTGAGAG AACAACAGATCAGCTATCTGAAACAGAACATTCTACTAGTGATGTATCTAATATTTCAAACACTGTTAGTGAAGAAATTGAAGAAGAGTATGAGATAGAGTTGAAATCGTTTTTTGAACACCTAAGAGAGAAAATATTTGGTTGGGAAATTCTTAAAACTGATACAGAAGTAGTAATGGTTTTTAAACAAGGACACTCCTATCAGGGTAAACTGGTAAACTGTCGTATGCATGGACACGGGAAATTTTACTGGGCTGACGGTAGTGTTTATGTG GGTGATTTTTACAACGGAGAGATGTCAGGGGATGGGTACATGCAGTGGGCAGACCTGAGCTGGTATGAAGGCCAGATGCAACAAGGCTACAGACACGGTCTTGGTCTGTTCGTGCAGAGTGTAGGCTTCTACACGGGTAGCTGGCAGTGTGGGAGACGGCATGGGCTGGGTGCCATGTACTACAACCGCAACAACACCAGCCGAGACTACTACAATGGGGAGTGGGCAAGAGATTGCAAGCACGGCACAGGGCTACGCTGCTACCCCTCGGGAGCCATGTACTCGGGCCAGTGGAAGGGCGGAGTCCGGCATGGACTGGGAACTATGGTCTGGACCAATAATGAT GTGTACAGTGGAAATTGGGAAAACAATCGGATCCATGGCTATGGAGAATACACCTGGGAGACTTTCTTCAACGAACAGTTGGTTGTGCCTCAAGAAAATTGTTACTATGGGAGCTGGGATAAAGGGGTACGGCATG GAAAGGGGACATTAGAAACAAGTTTGGGTGTGACAGTCCGTGGCACTTGGAAGAACGGAAAGAAACATGGGCCAGCCGAAGTGATATGTAGCAATGGCAGTTTTGTGTACAGCGACAATCTCTTCACACATGGCTGTATCTCTTCAGTTTCTGACATTGAAGTCGATTCTCTTGTAGATGACAGCATATGTTCACTCAACCACTACAAAGTTCCAGTAACCGCACCACATCACGATATAAATCTCACATTTTACACCGGAAGACTCAGTGCTTACTTGAATGATTCCAAGAGGACTGGTAAAACAGAACGTCACACAACTATAAGAAGCACAGTTTACAGTAAAACAGACTCTAATAATTTAACCCCCTTTACCTACAATGAGGATGAGAAGCTAGAAGCGGGATTTGAGGAGATTCTTTTGCGCAATGTGGTACTACAGTACTTATCAGCCATGAAGGTGGTTTATGTGAAGTACTCAGAGTTGTGCTGCAAGACCAAGCCAACATTTCCGACAGTTCTGATGAGGCTGATGTTCTGGCAACTGCTGATAGACTGTAACCTTCACTCTAGAGGACTGTCTTTGGCTGATTTTGATATTCTTATTG CAAATAACAAGGCCTCCCTAGTCAATGCAGTCCATTACCCATTCGAAAGATTACAGTTTTGGCAGTTTTTGCATTGCATTATAGAAGTATCATGGGAGCTGTATGGGAAACGAAGGAATGGTACACCAAACATCCAGGGTTATCTGGCAGCCGGATTGCACAAACTTATTACTTCGGACATTTTGCCTAATGCTGGCCGCCATAGAG GTcaagttctatttaaaaaaagaaacttgttGAGCCTGGACGCCCTGTATTGGTACTATAAAGGACTTGGAGAACCCCTTTCAGCAAGGAATTTCTTAAAGTGTGCATTTGCTCCTTTGGACAAAAACGGATATAAAAAGCCCATTCCCAATTATCCCGAACATCTTCTACATG GTAAAAATGTAATCGGAGTTGGAGGAAAACTGACTTATTATCCTGCTGATGGACCGATGTTACCTGAGACAAAATGTGCTGACAACACTCACCCGCAAGATCTGACATGCCTGAGTGGTATCGGGTTACTCTCCGTGTTCCAGTGTCTTCTAAAAGTATGCCCCAACATCGCTGTTGGTGGAATTGTCATAAATATCGATTACAAG attgtATTTTTAGAATTCTATGAACTTTTATTAATGTGTGCAAAATTAGCTGTTAAAAAGAGAAACATAGAAAGCAAAGCCGATGCAGCTGAAAAGTCAATCGAGGATATTCCAGAAGAGGAAACGCATATTGATGAACAAGTGACATTTGATGAAGAGACTAAAGTGTCCGAAACAGAAGTAAAGccaaaaaaattatctaaaacaaagaagaaaaagaagtaa